The following coding sequences are from one Triticum aestivum cultivar Chinese Spring chromosome 5A, IWGSC CS RefSeq v2.1, whole genome shotgun sequence window:
- the LOC123102707 gene encoding 60S ribosomal protein L28-1 isoform X2 yields the protein MPKSGYAGRSALVQGENQHHDSERQPPGGWWFPWGADLQCIPPPIHIQISCVAGAGSTHRPGEMTTIPGSPVWELVKKNNYFLIKQFGNNTKVQFSKEPNNLYNVHSYKFSGLANSKTVAVQPSAGEDKAVVLSTTKTKKQNTPAKLQHKTLMRKEFHKMTKSVKNQVLTPEFCT from the exons ATGCCCAAATCAG GATATGCAGGGAGGTCGGCCCTTGTGCAGGGTGAAAATCAGCACCATGACAGTGAAAGACAACCTCCTGGCGGCTGGTGGTTTCCATGGGGAGCAGATCTGCAAT GCATCCCACCGCCGATCCATATCCAGATCAGCTGCGTCGCCGGTGCCGGTTCTACACATAG GCCAGGGGAAATGACTACCATTCCAGGGTCTCCGGTCTGGGAGCTCGTGAAGAAGAACAACTACTTCTTGATCAAGCAGTTCGGCAACAACACCAAGGTGCAGTTCAGCAAGGAGCCCAACAACCTCTACAATGTCCACTCCTACAAGTTCTCGG GCTTGGCGAACAGCAAGACCGTGGCGGTCCAGCCATCAGCGGGAGAGGACAAGGCTGTTGTCCTATCCACGACCAAGACCAAGAAGCAGAACACCCCTGCCAAGCTCCAGCACAAGACTCTGATGCGCAAGGAGTTCCACAAGATGACCAAGTCTGTCAAGAACCAAGTATTAACTCCAGAGTTTTGTACTTGA
- the LOC123102707 gene encoding uncharacterized protein isoform X1, with protein MPPTPVSHPTERRALATQHRPPPHQAPPHQAPPRFWERPPPRCREGGRSGAGLTVAKSGSPPPTPTRRPRRRPPPPRLFLHRGAPRGQPPLHSRKRWSKAGVLPTDAVSSPWPTTSSKPRNLLWATSKHDVYVMQNYSVRHWWSLLQRGKELLNVACPNQDMQGGRPLCRVKISTMTVKDNLLAAGGFHGEQICNARGNDYHSRVSGLGAREEEQLLLDQAVRQQHQGAVQQGAQQPLQCPLLQVLGLGEQQDRGGPAISGRGQGCCPIHDQDQEAEHPCQAPAQDSDAQGVPQDDQVCQEPSINSRVLYLNCPYAWLLSYNYAGVSCFVASIKTKKSEEA; from the exons ATGCCTCCAACGCCAGTCTCCCACCCCACCGAGCGCCGAGCCCTCGCCACCCAGCACCGCCCACCTCCCCATCAAGCACCTCCCCATCAAGCACCGCCGAGATTCTGGGAGAGACCCCCGCCGCGATGCCGAGAAGGTGGCAGGTCTGGGGCCGGCCTGACGGTAGCCAAGTCTGGGtccccgcccccgaccccgacgcgccgcccccgccgccgcccgccgccgccccgcctcttcCTCCACCGGGGCGCGCCGCGGGGACAGCCGCCGCTTCATTCGAGGAAGCGCTGGTCAAAG GCCGGGGTGCTGCCGACGGATGCCGTGTCGAGTCCATGGCCAACCACCTCGTCCAAG CCGAGGAACCTCCTGTGGGCTACTTCCAAGCATGATGTGTACGTGATGCAGAACTATTCTGTGAGGCACTGGTGGTCCTTACTCCAGAGAGGAAAAGAATTGCTCAACGTGGCATGCCCAAATCAG GATATGCAGGGAGGTCGGCCCTTGTGCAGGGTGAAAATCAGCACCATGACAGTGAAAGACAACCTCCTGGCGGCTGGTGGTTTCCATGGGGAGCAGATCTGCAAT GCCAGGGGAAATGACTACCATTCCAGGGTCTCCGGTCTGGGAGCTCGTGAAGAAGAACAACTACTTCTTGATCAAGCAGTTCGGCAACAACACCAAGGTGCAGTTCAGCAAGGAGCCCAACAACCTCTACAATGTCCACTCCTACAAGTTCTCGG GCTTGGCGAACAGCAAGACCGTGGCGGTCCAGCCATCAGCGGGAGAGGACAAGGCTGTTGTCCTATCCACGACCAAGACCAAGAAGCAGAACACCCCTGCCAAGCTCCAGCACAAGACTCTGATGCGCAAGGAGTTCCACAAGATGACCAAGTCTGTCAAGAACCAAGTATTAACTCCAGAGTTTTGTACTTGAATTGCCCTTATGCTTGGCTTCTAAGCTACAACT